In Candidatus Nitronauta litoralis, one DNA window encodes the following:
- a CDS encoding prepilin-type N-terminal cleavage/methylation domain-containing protein, giving the protein MNNTTRLKSFSEIREAGFTFVEIMVVLVLFLVLGGLTARFFKLTPSIEDINLQKAREGVMFLKSGLGAYSFDLKKPPPSKKDGGLEVLVKAGYLSSVPTDPWGNIYQYDNPGKVSGRSYDLYSLGPDGKISEDDVADWNLYGKVYRGTSRIARKRDRALAKYDPKEKS; this is encoded by the coding sequence ATGAACAATACAACTAGGTTAAAAAGCTTTTCTGAAATCAGGGAAGCGGGATTTACTTTCGTAGAAATCATGGTGGTCCTGGTCTTGTTTCTGGTTTTAGGAGGGCTGACGGCCCGCTTTTTTAAACTGACCCCTTCCATTGAAGACATCAATCTTCAAAAAGCCCGGGAAGGTGTCATGTTTCTTAAAAGTGGACTGGGAGCCTATTCGTTTGACCTTAAAAAACCACCACCCTCAAAAAAGGACGGCGGTTTAGAAGTTTTAGTAAAGGCTGGTTATCTCTCCTCTGTTCCTACAGACCCCTGGGGAAACATCTATCAGTATGATAACCCTGGGAAAGTCAGTGGAAGAAGTTACGACCTGTATTCCTTAGGGCCAGACGGTAAGATCAGTGAAGATGACGTTGCTGATTGGAATCTTTACGGAAAAGTCTACCGCGGAACCAGTCGTATAGCGCGTAAGCGGGATCGTGCTCTGGCAAAATATGATCCCAAAGAAAAGTCCTGA